acctggaagcaaatcaatagagaattccacctctctgtctggcggcagccccggcaaatcatcaggaaatacatcaggataaTGTCTGACCACACCAACTTCTTCTATACTAGGagaaacaacatcatttaacaccacatgtgctaaaTATCCTTGGCAACCCTTCGataataatttccttgctcttatggcagaaataacGCCATGTCTCACCGCACTTCTTtcgcccacaaaagtaacctcgggtagtccaggacgataaaaagtaactgatttaccataacaatcaatatgggcacgattataatgcaaccaatcagctcctagaatcacatcaaaatccacaatgtcTAACGGAATAAGATCAGCTGGCATAACTATGccctctaccatcactggacacccaagatacacactatcaacataacatttatctcctctaggcatggcaaactctaaatcaaatcctagaggtgaagggtgaggttgagtcatttgagcaaacgtatgagaaatcacaaagtgtgtagcaccacaatcaatcaaaaccttagcaaaatgaccaagaacatttaacgtacccatgatcaagtccggatggttctgagcctcttgcagtgagatgtgattaacacgcccctgagcttgctgtcgtccaccacgacctctacTGCCTTGATTACCTCACCCCTGGAGACCATGTACAATTTGAAACTGGATCGTTTTATGGGTAATGAAGGTCACGAGGGGGCAGAGAAATGGCTAGATCATATTGAAAAGACATTTCAGGTAATGCAAAGTCAGGGGAACTTTCCGGCTGATAGGTGGGTTGAGaccactacctggtttttgggtcgAGAGCCGGCAGGTTGGTGGAGGAATCAGACGCAGTTTATGTCCCCAGCTATGGCATCTGATTGGGAAGTATTTAAagataatttcaagaaaagattTGTCCCCCCAGAGTATATTGATCGCAAGAAACAGGAATTCACTCGATTGAAACAGAAGAATATGACAGCTCATGAGTACTACAgaaagtttactgatttgtctcgttatgaccctgatacagctggtaatcagggaGAGATGCTTCGACGTTTCAAGTTGGGATCTAAGAAAAAGTGGCGGACTTTTGCCAATGCACTTCCCTGCGCCGATTATCATGAGTTTTTCGAGATTTTGGTTAGGATGGAGGACTCTGATAATCTTCCCAGTGAGAGTGAGGATGACGAGGACAAGAATGATGGTCAGAAGAAGGATGATAAAGGTAAGGGTATCTCTATTCCAGGACCTCGCAAAACGCAGAATTTTAAGAAGAGTGGAGCCagttcgagttcttctagtGGTGGATATAGTATTACCGGCCCGATGAGAGGtggtggta
This genomic interval from Malus domestica chromosome 05, GDT2T_hap1 contains the following:
- the LOC139196159 gene encoding uncharacterized protein is translated as MYNLKLDRFMGNEGHEGAEKWLDHIEKTFQVMQSQGNFPADRWVETTTWFLGREPAGWWRNQTQFMSPAMASDWEVFKDNFKKRFVPPEYIDRKKQEFTRLKQKNMTAHEYYRKFTDLSRYDPDTAGNQGEMLRRFKLGSKKKWRTFANALPCADYHEFFEILVRMEDSDNLPSESEDDEDKNDGQKKDDKGKGISIPGPRKTQNFKKSGASSSSSSGGYSITGPMRGGGRFSGGPRFQRQRDSGGAGGSGAPWCRRCNFRHHGECRRGSGACFTCGKMGHPTQRIKACWPSRECDVTIYTVRKL